The genomic interval NNNNNNNNNNNNNNNNNNNNNNNNNNNNNNNNNNNNNNNNNNNNNNNNNNNNNNNNNNNNNNNNNNNNNNNNNNNNNNNNNNNNNNNNNNNNNNNNNNNNNNNNNNNNNNNNNNNNNNNNNNNNNNNNNNNNNNNNNNNNNNNNNNNNNNNNNNNNNNNNNNNNNNNNNNNNNNNNNNNNNNNNNNNNNNNNNNNNNNNNNNNNNNNNNNNNNNNNNNNNNNNNNNNNNNNNNNNNNNNNNNNNNNNNNNNNNNNNNNNNNNNNNNNNNNNNNNNNNNNNNNNNNNNNNNNNNNNNNNNNNNNNNNNNNNNNNNNNNNNNNNNNNNNNNNNNNNNNNNNNNNNNNNNNNNNNNNNNNNNNNNNNNNNNNNNNNNNNNNNNNNNNNNNNNNNNNNNNNNNNNNNNNNNNNNNNNNNNNNNNNNNNNNNNNNNNNNNNNNNNNNNNNNNNNNNNNNNNNNNNNNNNNNNNNNNNNNNNNNNNNNNNNNNNNNNNNNNNNNNNNNNNNNNNNNNNNNNNNNNNNNNNNNNNNNNNNNNNNNNNNNNNNNNNNNNNNNNNNNNNNNNNNNNNNNNNNNNNNNNNNNNNNNNNNNNNNNNNNNNNNNNNNNNNNNNNNNNNNNNNNNNNNNNNNNNNNNNNNNNNNNNNNNNNNNNNNNNNNNNNNNNNNNNNNNNNNNNNNNNNNNNNNNNNNNNNNNNNNNNNNNNNNNNNNNNNNNNNNNNNNNNNNNNNNNNNNNNNNNNNNNNNNNNNNNNNNNNNNNNNNNNNNNNNNNNNNNNNNNNNNNNNNNNNNNNNNNNNNNNNNNNNNNNNNNNNNNNNNNNNNNNNNNNNNNNNNNNNNNNNNNNNNNNNNNNNNNNNNNNNNNNNNNNNNNNNNNNNNNNNNNNNNNNNNNNNNNNNNNNNNNNNNNNNNNNNNNNNNNNNNNNNNNNNNNNNNNNNNNNNNNNNNNNNNNNNNNNNNNNNNNNNNNNNNNNNNNNNNNNNNNNNNNNNNNNNNNNNNNNNNNNNNNNNNNNNNNNNNNNNNNNNNNNNNNNNNNNNNNNNNNNNNNNNNNNNNNNNNNNNNNNNNNNNNNNNNNNNNNNNNNNNNNNNNNNNNNNNNNNNNNNNNNNNNNNNNNNNNNNNNNNNNNNNNNNNNNNNNNNNNNNNNNNNNNNNNNNNNNNNNNNNNNNNNNNNNNNNNNNNNNNNNNNNNNNNNNNNNNNNNNNNNNNNNNNNNNNNNNNNNNNNNNNNNNNNNNNNNNNNNNNNNNNNNNNNNNNNNNNNNNNNNNNNNNNNNNNNNNNNNNNNNNNNNNNNNNNNNNNNNNNNNNNNNNNNNNNNNNNNNNNNNNNNNNNNNNNNNNNNNNNNNNNNNNNNNNNNNNNNNNNNNNNNNNNNNNNNNNNNNNNNNNNNNNNNNNNNNNNNNNNNNNNNNNNNNNNNNNNNNNNNNNNNNNNNNNNNNNNNNNNNNNNNNNNNNNNNNNNNNNNNNNNNNNNNNNNNNNNNNNNNNNNNNNNNNNNNNNNNNNNNNNNNNNNNNNNNNNNNNNNNNNNNNNNNNNNNNNNNNNNNNNNNNNNNNNNNNNNNNNNNNNNNNNNNNNNNNNNNNNNNNNNNNNNNNNNNNNNNNNNNNNNNNNNNNNNNNNNNNNNNNNNNNNNNNNNNNNNNNNNNNNNNNNNNNNNNNNNNNNNNNNNNNNNNNNNNNNNNNNNNNNNNNNNNNNNNNNNNNNNNNNNNNNNNNNNNNNNNNNNNNNNNNNNNNNNNNNNNNNNNNNNNNNNNNNNNNNNNNNNNNNNNNNNNNNNNNNNNNNNNNNNNNNNNNNNNNNNNNNNNNNNNNNNNNNNNNNNNNNNNNNNNNNNNNNNNNNNNNNNNNNNNNNNNNNNNNNNNNNNNNNNNNNNNNNNNNNNNNNNNNNNNNNNNNNNNNNNNNNNNNNNNNNNNNNNNNNNNNNNNNNNNNNNNNNNNNNNNNNNNNNNNNNNNNNNNNNNNNNNNNNNNNNNNNNNNNNNNNNNNNNNNNNNNNNNNNNNNNNNNNNNNNNNNNNNNNNNNNNNNNNNNNNNNNNNNNNNNNNNNNNNNNNNNNNNNNNNNNNNNNNNNNNNNNNNNNNNNNNNNNNNNNNNNNNNNNNNNNNNNNNNNNNNNNNNNNNNNNNNNNNNNNNNNNNNNNNNNNNNNNNNNNNNNNNNNNNNNNNNNNNNNNNNNNNNNNNNNNNNNNNNNNNNNNNNNNNNNNNNNNNNNNNNNNNNNNNNNNNNNNNNNNNNNNNNNNNNNNNNNNNNNNNNNNNNNNNNNNNNNNNNNNNNNNNNNNNNNNNNNNNNNNNNNNNNNNNNNNNNNNNNNNNNNNNNNNNNNNNNNNNNNNNNNNNNNNNNNNNNNNNNNNNNNNNNNNNNNNNNNNNNNNNNNNNNNNNNNNNNNNNNNNNNNNNNNNNNNNNNNNNNNNNNNNNNNNNNNNNNNNNNNNNNNNNNNNNNNNNNNNNNNNNNNNNNNNNNNNNNNNNNNNNNNNNNNNNNNNNNNNNNNNNNNNNNNNNNNNNNNNNNNNNNNNNNNNNNNNNNNNNNNNNNNNNNNNNNNNNNNNNNNNNNNNNNNNNNNNNNNNNNNNNNNNNNNNNNNNNNNNNNNNNNNNNNNNNNNNNNNNNNNNNNNNNNNNNNNNNNNNNNNNNNNNNNNNNNNNNNNNNNNNNNNNNNNNNNNNNNNNNNNNNNNNNNNNNNNNNNNNNNNNNNNNNNNNNNNNNNNNNNNNNNNNNNNNNNNNNNNNNNNNNNNNNNNNNNNNNNNNNNNNNNNNNNNNNNNNNNNNNNNNNNNNNNNNNNNNNNNNNNNNNNNNNNNNNNNNNNNNNNNNNNNNNNNNNNNNNNNNNNNNNNNNNNNNNNNNNNNNNNNNNNNNNNNNNNNNNNNNNNNNNNNNNNNNNNNNNNNNNNNNNNNNNNNNNNNNNNNNNNNNNNNNNNNNNNNNNNNNNNNNNNNNNNNNNNNNNNNNNNNNNNNNNNNNNNNNNNNNNNNNNNNNNNNNNNNNNNNNNNNNNNNNNNNNNNNNNNNNNNNNNNNNNNNNNNNNNNNNNNNNNNNNNNNNNNNNNNNNNNNNNNNNNNNNNNNNNNNNNNNNNNNNNNNNNNNNNNNNNNNNNNNNNNNNNNNNNNNNNNNNNNNNNNNNNNNNNNNNNNNNNNNNNNNNNNNNNNNNNNNNNNNNNNNNNNNNNNNNNNNNNNNNNNNNNNNNNNNNNNNNNNNNNNNNNNNNNNNNNNNNNNNNNNNNNNNNNNNNNNNNNNNNNNNNNNNNNNNNNNNNNNNNNNNNNNNNNNNNNNNNNNNNNNNNNNNNNNNNNNNNNNNNNNNNNNNNNNNNNNNNNNNNNNNNNNNNNNNNNNNNNNNNNNNNNNNNNNNNNNNNNNNNNNNNNNNNNNNNNNNNNNNNNNNNNNNNNNNNNNNNNNNNNNNNNNNNNNNNNNNNNNNNNNNNNNNNNNNNNNNNNNNNNNNNNNNNNNNNNNNNNNNNNNNNNNNNNNNNNNNNNNNNNNNNNNNNNNNNNNNNNNNNNNNNNNNNNNNNNNNNNNNNNNNNNNNNNNNNNNNNNNNNNNNNNNNNNNNNNNNNNNNNNNNNNNNNNNNNNNNNNNNNNNNNNNNNNNNNNNNNNNNNNNNNNNNNNNNNNNNNNNNNNNNNNNNNNNNNNNNNNNNNNNNNNNNNNNNNNNNNNNNNNNNNNNNNNNNNNNNNNNNNNNNNNNNNNNNNNNNNNNNNNNNNNNNNNNNNNNNNNNNNNNNNNNNNNNNNNNNNNNNNNNNNNNNNNNNNNNNNNNNNNNNNNNNNNNNNNNNNNNNNNNNNNNNNNNNNNNNNNNNNNNNNNNNNNNNNNNNNNNNNNNNNNNNNNNNNNNNNNNNNNNNNNNNNNNNNNNNNNNNNNNNNNNNNNNNNNNNNNNNNNNNNNNNNNNNNNNNNNNNNNNNNNNNNNNNNNNNNNNNNNNNNNNNNNNNNNNNNNNNNNNNNNNNNNNNNNNNNNNNNNNNNNNNNNNNNNNNNNNNNNNNNNNNNNNNNNNNNNNNNNNNNNNNNNNNNNNNNNNNNNNNNNNNNNNNNNNNNNNNNNNNNNNNNNNNNNNNNNNNNNNNNNNNNNNNNNNNNNNNNNNNNNNNNNNNNNNNNNNNNNNNNNNNNNNNNNNNNNNNNNNNNNNNNNNNNNNNNNNNNNNNNNNNNNNNNNNNNNNNNNNNNNNNNNNNNNNNNNNNNNNNNNNNNNNNNNNNNNNNNNNNNNNNNNNNNNNNNNNNNNNNNNNNNNNNNNNNNNNNNNNNNNNNNNNNNNNNNNNNNNNNNNNNNNNNNNNNNNNNNNNNNNNNNNNNNNNNNNNNNNNNNNNNNNNNNNNNNNNNNNNNNNNNNNNNNNNNNNNNNNNNNNNNNNNNNNNNNNNNNNNNNNNNNNNNNNNNNNNNNNNNNNNNNNNNNNNNNNNNNNNNNNNNNNNNNNNNNNNNNNNNNNNNNNNNNNNNNNNNNNNNNNNNNNNNNNNNNNNNNNNNNNNNNNNNNNNNNNNNNNNNNNNNNNNNNNNNNNNNNNNNNNNNNNNNNNNNNNNNNNNNNNNNNNNNNNNNNNNNNNNNNNNNNNNNNNNNNNNNNNNNNNNNNNNNNNNNNNNNNNNNNNNNNNNNNNNNNNNNNNNNNNNNNNNNNNNNNNNNNNNNNNNNNNNNNNNNNNNNNNNNNNNNNNNNNNNNNNNNNNNNNNNNNNNNNNNNNNNNNNNNNNNNNNNNNNNNNNNNNNNNNNNNNNNNNNNNNNNNNNNNNNNNNNNNNNNNNNNNNNNNNNNNNNNNNNNNNNNNNNNNNNNNNNNNNNNNNNNNNNNNNNNNNNNNNNNNNNNNNNNNNNNNNNNNNNNNNNNNNNNNNNNNNNNNNNNNNNNNNNNNNNNNNNNNNNNNNNNNNNNNNNNNNNNNNNNNNNNNNNNNNNNNNNNNNNNNNNNNNNNNNNNNNNNNNNNNNNNNNNNNNNNNNNNNNNNNNNNNNNNNNNNNNNNNNNNNNNNNNNNNNNNNNNNNNNNNNNNNNNNNNNNNNNNNNNNNNNNNNNNNNNNNNNNNNNNNNNNNNNNNNNNNNNNNNNNNNNNNNNNNNNNNNNNNNNNNNNNNNNNNNNNNNNNNNNNNNNNNNNNNNNNNNNNNNNNNNNNNNNNNNNNNNNNNNNNNNNNNNNNNNNNNNNNNNNNNNNNNNNNNNNNNNNNNNNNNNNNNNNNNNNNNNNNNNNNNNNNNNNNNNNNNNNNNNNNNNNNNNNNNNNNNNNNNNNNNNNNNNNNNNNNNNNNNNNNNNNNNNNNNNNNNNNNNNNNNNNNNNNNNNNNNNNNNNNNNNNNNNNNNNNNNNNNNNNNNNNNNNNNNNNNNNNNNNNNNNNNNNNNNNNNNNNNNNNNNNNNNNNNNNNNNNNNNNNNNNNNNNNNNNNNNNNNNNNNNNNNNNNNNNNNNNNNNNNNNNNNNNNNNNNNNNNNNNNNNNNNNNNNNNNNNNNNNNNNNNNNNNNNNNNNNNNNNNNNNNNNNNNNNNNNNNNNNNNNNNNNNNNNNNNNNNNNNNNNNNNNNNNNNNNNNNNNNNNNNNNNNNNNNNNNNNNNNNNNNNNNNNNNNNNNNNNNNNNNNNNNNNNNNNNNNNNNNNNNNNNNNNNNNNNNNNNNNNNNNNNNNNNNNNNNNNNNNNNNNNNNNNNNNNNNNNNNNNNNNNNNNNNNNNNNNNNNNNNNNNNNNNNNNNNNNNNNNNNNNNNNNNNNNNNNNNNNNNNNNNNNNNNNNNNNNNNNNNNNNNNNNNNNNNNNNNNNNNNNNNNNNNNNNNNNNNNNNNNNNNNNNNNNNNNNNNNNNNNNNNNNNNNNNNNNNNNNNNNNNNNNNNNNNNNNNNNNNNNNNNNNNNNNNNNNNNNNNNNNNNNNNNNNNNNNNNNNNNNNNNNNNNNNNNNNNNNNNNNNNNNNNNNNNNNNNNNNNNNNNNNNNNNNNNNNNNNNNNNNNNNNNNNNNNNNNNNNNNNNNNNNNNNNNNNNNNNNNNNNNNNNNNNNNNNNNNNNNNNNNNNNNNNNNNNNNNNNNNNNNNNNNNNNNNNNNNNNNNNNNNNNNNNNNNNNNNNNNNNNNNNNNNNNNNNNNNNNNNNNNNNNNNNNNNNNNNNNNNNNNNNNNNNNNNNNNNNNNNNNNNNNNNNNNNNNNNNNNNNNNNNNNNNNNNNNNNNNNNNNNNNNNNNNNNNNNNNNNNNNNNNNNNNNNNNNNNNNNNNNNNNNNNNNNNNNNNNNNNNNNNNNNNNNNNNNNNNNNNNNNNNNNNNNNNNNNNNNNNNNNNNNNNNNNNNNNNNNNNNNNNNNNNNNNNNNNNNNNNNNNNNNNNNNNNNNNNNNNNNNNNNNNNNNNNNNNNNNNNNNNNNNNNNNNNNNNNNNNNNNNNNNNNNNNNNNNNNNNNNNNNNNNNNNNNNNNNNNNNNNNNNNNNNNNNNNNNNNNNNNNNNNNNNNNNNNNNNNNNNNNNNNNNNNNNNNNNNNNNNNNNNNNNNNNNNNNNNNNNNNNNNNNNNNNNNNNNNNNNNNNNNNNNNNNNNNNNNNNNNNNNNNNNNNNNNNNNNNNNNNNNNNNNNNNNNNNNNNNNNNNNNNNNNNNNNNNNNNNNNNNNNNNNNNNNNNNNNNNNNNNNNNNNNNNNNNNNNNNNNNNNNNNNNNNNNNNNNNNNNNNNNNNNNNNNNNNNNNNNNNNNNNNNNNNNNNNNNNNNNNNNNNNNNNNNNNNNNNNNNNNNNNNNNNNNNNNNNNNNNNNNNNNNNNNNNNNNNNNNNNNNNNNNNNNNNNNNNNNNNNNNNNNNNNNNNNNNNNNNNNNNNNNNNNNNNNNNNNNNNNNNNNNNNNNNNNNNNNNNNNNNNNNNNNNNNNNNNNNNNNNNNNNNNNNNNNNNNNNNNNNNNNNNNNNNNNNNNNNNNNNNNNNNNNNNNNNNNNNNNNNNNNNNNNNNNNNNNNNNNNNNNNNNNNNNNNNNNNNNNNNNNNNNNNNNNNNNNNNNNNNNNNNNNNNNNNNNNNNNNNNNNNNNNNNNNNNNNNNNNNNNNNNNNNNNNNNNNNNNNNNNNNNNNNNNNNNNNNNNNNNNNNNNNNNNNNNNNNNNNNNNNNNNNNNNNNNNNNNNNNNNNNaaaaaataataattaaggaaatctagtgaaattaaaaattaaagcccaataggataatctaaaaatggtaccgttcatggaacgggcgtccgaggggtgctaatccttccccgggcgtaaccgtactcccgaacctagATCCAGAAAATTGTAGACcggtttaaggttcttttcggtgggcttaaaattaatttaagttttcatcgattagaatcgagtcaataggtggccaatcgcacctagtaaaaaaaaaaaaagattggtggcgactcctagtttaatttttagtaAGTTTTCACATTCACGTCTGgcggtcgggttcccggacccgcacgttacgacaggGAATGAAATAAAAGACATTGAGATGACCAAATAGTAGATCgaaggataaaatattttgattttcttaagttttgatcataattttatatgagTTTATTAATATTCGAAATGGATCATTCGCTTTAAAAGAATATCTTTTGTTGAACACATAAGTCTAGTTGTTAATCAATagttaatattttcattaatttgatAACGCCGTAATATTTTTcgaataattttatcttttattaattttaaaaattatcatactatataaattataattttttctttaaaaattttttttctctcctattcaaaaaaaaaaatctctttaCCTTACCTTTGATGTTCCCGCGATCAGAATACTAGATCCAACCGCGAGGTGACCGACTGACGTAAGGGAGCGTTGTCGAAAGacttgagaaaaagaaaaatagtgaaaagagtgaagaaagaaaaagggtattttaaacatttcatgTTTACCCGTTAACGTCATTTATACGGACAAATTATCCATTTCGAATACTAATAGATCCATATGAAATTATAGTCAAAACTTAAGAGGTCATAGTATTTTACTCTACATCTAactaaagaaataaagataaaacGTTCATTAACATAAATGGTATTAGGAATACTCACTAGTcgttataaaaaaaaaaaagtctggGATTTTACCTGCATTTAGAAAGCAGAGAAGATTGTTAGTAATGTGtagttaattaaaaaacttTAGCACCTGACGTAAGCTATCCATCACAAACATAATCCCTCAAAGTGGCAGAGACCAAGTTTAGTAGTGCATGTTGGTTGCTAGTATCAATGTTATTAAATCATTGGCTAATAAATGAAGATGAAGTATAGATGACGCATATATCATTGCTGAATTTTGAGTCTCGCTACTACCAAGGGGCAGAGGCTCTTTGGCTTTGTGAATTAATGATTTTGTGAAATTACTACCTTATAAATGTTATAACCTAACCTAGCATAGAACAAccttcatttttctctttttctttttctctctaaaatattaataaaatgaaatgaaaatgaaaattatattattatgtaattataaatcattaatattttaaataaattatattttttaaaattttaatatttaaaaagtgaaattaaagaaaaaattgaattaaattaaattatataatcatattaaattttaattataaattattaaatattttaaacaaatcctacatttttaatattttgatatgttaaaaaatgaaaatagagaaaaaaaacaaattttaaaaaaagtgcCTGCGGGGGAGGGATGAGTTTAGTTAAAAGGGATACGATAGAGATAATCGGTTGAGGAGGTTAGGAGTTTAGTTAAAATTGTAATTACAGTTTTCACACTTTTCATTTAATCCTTCAATGTTTTATGTATCACATCAAATTCTTGagtgatttttttatgtattcagtaaataacatattttttacTGTTAACAAAAATACTATTCTTTTCAGTTTGACTTTTTTAATAtacattttgaaaattgatatttggtggtttgtttggttttttatataaatataattctaTCAATTACAACTttggaaatgaaaaattaaaatctaaattCTTTGTGATGAAAAACCATATATTAATCACTGAATTCACCATcttgtttcataaaataatatttttatacaattatttaattatgaattttttaatagcATTAAATTAATACAACTAGACCATCTTTCTAcctattttttaatttctctttctacctctccatttctttctttaatattttttttcttttcttttatgtcCTTCACGTGACTAAAGTAGGAAGTCCCTTTGAGCTTACTTTTACTTATGTAatagatatatataaatataagaatttttttgtcttgcctttcaaaaaaaatacaagaatttttaagaaaataaactttaaactaatttatatattttaaaatatataaataattacatAAGATCTATTTATGTTTCTTAACttaatcattgttaaataattataaaaaaaaccttaatttAAATTGACCCCTCGCTTttaatcaacataatatatGAGTGCTTGAAACAGGATACGAAATTACTTACGCAGAAAACGGAAAGGATTAGGATTGGGTTCCCCGTACCAAAGCTGAATTCCATAGAGGAGCTCGTTGTGAATGTCTGCATAGGAAAGATTTTCACTGTATATTGTTGGAGAAGACGACTTGACTACCATGTCTATCTTGCAGTGATCTGCAATCTCTGACACTTTGCGATACCCCAACATAACATAAGAATAATATTGCCTTTCCATTGAGGATCTGTTGGATGAATTATAAACACCATGGGTACAAGGCCTAGTGTCTATGTAGTGAGAAGAATCAACTGGATTTTCACAACTCAAGTATAAAACTGTTGCCATGGCCAGTAGGCATAAGCCATGATCCTCGAGATCATAAGAACTGAAAGAACGAAAAGGAAGGGAGGAGCAGTTGTTCCTTTGAAGAAGACCAGCATCAACAACTCGGATCGTGGAATTCTGATAATCGATTGCCAGCACGTAGTACTTGAGGTCTTTCGAGTTAAAAATTGTGTTATTGTTCTCGCATTCCAGCTGGTAACGGGGTTTCTCACCGCAGTTTCTAGGATCACCTTTCAATCCAAAAGGGTGTGAGATGTTGAGAATTTGACCGCAGGAAGAGGGTTTCTGGCATCGGTAAGGGAGTGTCTTAGCACCGcaacaaagaagaaatagGTGTAGAAGGAAAAACGTTGTGCAGACAAATCTTCCCAAATGCATGGTGATAGCGGATACCCTGACGTCTGAGACAGgaggaaggaaagaaaaggcCGGCCGGGTAATTACCCAACTACAGCAAGTTGCTGTGTGTTTTAATGTTGTTAGGAATGTATTTTCAAACACAGGAAAACGATGGGACATCACTTCTGTCTAAACTTAATTAACAAAGATGGTAACCAAAATaatggaaggaaacaaaaagattTAAGAATTAATACAATTAATTATACCGTAAAAGAGCACCCCCAACATTTGGTCTATGAATTATACAAATGCATCTATCacgtatttaaatatttaaatttgaatttcttttttcgaataaaaatataaatactatTGAGGAGGGAAAAAAATGAGCTAtagaatttcttaaaaaaaaaattcatgaagtTTTGAGGATTGAACAAGaactaaaatttgaattgaggggattagatatatataacatatatatatcatagtTATTATAGTTATTATATAATGATATTATATTGTAATAATATTATTGAGCAAAAGataataatcaataaaaactaaaatgcCCTAGTGAACTTTTGGACAAAACTCTATTATAATAGGT from Theobroma cacao cultivar B97-61/B2 chromosome 5, Criollo_cocoa_genome_V2, whole genome shotgun sequence carries:
- the LOC18599380 gene encoding uncharacterized protein LOC18599380 is translated as MHLGRFVCTTFFLLHLFLLCCGAKTLPYRCQKPSSCGQILNISHPFGLKGDPRNCGEKPRYQLECENNNTIFNSKDLKYYVLAIDYQNSTIRVVDAGLLQRNNCSSLPFRSFSSYDLEDHGLCLLAMATVLYLSCENPVDSSHYIDTRPCTHGVYNSSNRSSMERQYYSYVMLGYRKVSEIADHCKIDMVVKSSSPTIYSENLSYADIHNELLYGIQLWYGEPNPNPFRFLRKIPDFFFFITTSEYS